One Brassica napus cultivar Da-Ae chromosome C2, Da-Ae, whole genome shotgun sequence DNA window includes the following coding sequences:
- the LOC106442368 gene encoding uncharacterized protein LOC106442368 → MDSAIPPSSSEPPGSDREVLKDVEGLGVTEKPLDLGLKKGDSSWVLIAKEKRVLRKYDVEVQSKDGKCKVAIPDDIFSDSTPLWEEFVVGKFLDIAPHIAKVHMVVNKIWSYGDTASKVEVYDVDARTMRFKVSNSKAREKVIKRGMWNIAGVPMVVKKWTPKAEEEKQEDEAVPMWVHLRKIPLSTFSWEALSFMMSTAGHPIRLHPETIEFTAAFYYPWLPSKCNLCEKWGHTDKVCGGLRKGEKKVEERDKREEAQKDMDMEGTGGLVEKSITLVDVVSQQEVSVESEGKTTTADRVVPGSVEKIGNDWALVSPDKEGEITEAQEEDSEEVETVSISEEDRMEDEIFNQKTKEKEKTATQKGGRRGFNKDLKHSVVTEWVNRREMKFGSILESRVKEGKAGRILNKVFRDWSSITNYEDSSGGRIWLIWRDEIRMTPVYKSDQIITCSVELKGEAEFYCSCIYASNQVDERKTLWEDLAYHHKSPIFKNKAWIIMGDFNKIIEGGESSRFDNMSRISAGMRDFQRLILQCQLTDMAYQGPKYTWCNKREDGIICKKLDRVLLNEEALQRFRNAYSIFEPGGCSDHMRCIVQLFPPGEKIKRPFKYINVIGSIPDFLPMVQRYWDSTERLYHSTSAMFRFSKKLKFLKPLIREMGRDKLGNLSKQAKEAFDLLCDKQKETLAHPTDIAVQEEADAYGAYCQSGGGFFKTKS, encoded by the exons ATGGATTCGGCCATTCCGCCGAGCTCATCGGAACCGCCGGGGAGTGATCGGGAGGTGTTGAAAGATGTGGAGGGCTTGGGAGTTACAGAGAAGCCATTGGATCTAGGTTTGAAGAAAGGAGACTCGAGTTGGGTTTTGATAGCGAAGGAGAAAAGGGTTTTGAGGAAATATGACGTAGAGGTTCAATCGAAGGACGGGAAGTGTAAGGTTGCGATTCCAGATGATATCTTCTCTGATTCCACTCCGTTATGGGAGGAATTTGTAGTTGGTAAATTTCTGGATATAGCTCCTCACATAGCGAAAGTTCATATGGTGGTAAACAAGATTTGGAGTTATGGTGACACCGCTTCTAAGGTGGAGGTTTATGATGTTGATGCAAGGACAATGAGGTTCAAGGTTTCGAATtcgaaagcaagggagaaggtTATTAAGCGGGGTATGTGGAACATTGCAGGAGTTCCTATGGTAGTGAAGAAGTGGACTCCAAAGGCAGAGGAAGAGAAACAAGAGGATGAGGCTGTTCCGATGTGGGTTCATCTGAGGAAGATACCACTAAGTACATTTTCATGGGAGGCTTTGAGCTTTATGATGAGTACTGCGGGGCATCCGATCCGTCTTCATCCTGAGACCATC GAGTTTACAGCTGCGTTTTACTACCCGTGGTTGCCGTCTAAATGCAACTTATGTGAGAAATGGGGTCATACTGATAAAGTGTGTGGTGGGttaagaaaaggagaaaagaaGGTAGAGGAGAGGGATAAACGTGAAGAAGCTCAAAAAGATATGGATATGGAAGGGACAGGGGGGTTAGTGGAGAAATCTATTACACTAGTTGATGTAGTATCACAACAGGAGGTCAGTGTTGAGAGTGAAGGGAAAACAACTACTGCGGATAGAGTAGTTCCGGGTTCAGTTGAGAAGATAGGGAATGACTGGGCGCTTGTTTCACCTGATAAG GAAGGGGAGATAACGGAGGCGCAAGAGGAAGATAGTGAGGAGGTGGAGACAGTGAGCATATCTGAAGAAGATAGAATGGAAGATGAGATTTTTAATCAGAAGactaaagaaaaagagaagaccGCTACGCaaaaaggaggaagaagag GTTTTAACAAAGATTTAAAACATTCTGTGGTGACTGAGTGGGTGAATAGGAGGGAGATGAAGTTTGGCTCTATCTTGGAATCTAGAGTGAAGGAAGGGAAAGCTGGTAGGATTTTGAATAAGGTATTCAGAGACTGGTCTTCAATTACGAATTATGAAGATAGTAGTGGTGGAAGAATTTGGTTGATATGGAGAGATGAGATCCGTATGACTCCTGTATATAAGTCGGATCAAATAATTACCTGTTCAGTGGAGCTGAAGGGTGAAGCTGAGTTCTACTGTTCCTGTATATATGCTAGTAACCAAGTTGATGAAAGGAAGACGTTGTGGGAGGATTTGGCATATCACCATAAGTCTcctattttcaaaaacaaagcTTGGATAATAATGggagattttaataaaattattgaaggAGGAGAGAGTTCAAGGTTTGATAACATGAGTCGGATTTCTGCTGGTATGAGAGACTTTCAGAGGCTGATTCTACAATGTCAGCTCACTGACATGGCGTATCAAGGTCCTAAATATACATGGTGTAATAAAAGAGAAGATGGGATTATCTGTAAGAAGTTGGATAGAGTATTGCTAAATGAGGAGGCTCTGCAGAGATTTAGAAATGCATATTCTATATTCGAACCTGGTGGATGCTCTGACCACATGCGGTGTATTGTTCAGTTGTTTCCTCCAGGAGAAAAGATCAAGAGGCCGTTCAAGTACATCAATGTAATTGGAAGTATACCTGATTTCTTACCAATGGTTCAGAGGTATTGGGATTCAACGGAGAGATTATATCACTCTACATCAGCAATGTTCAGATTTTCCAAGAAGCTAAAATTTCTGAAACCGTTGATACGCGAGATGGGGAGAGATAAATTGGGTAATCTGTCGAAACAGGCGAAGGAGGCTTTTGATCTGTTATGTGATAAGCAGAAGGAAACGTTAGCACATCCAACCGATATTGCAGTCCAAGAGGAGGCAGATGCTTATGGAGCATATTGCCAGTCTGGAGGaggattttttaaaacaaaaagctAA